From the Pseudomonas syringae KCTC 12500 genome, the window GGCCCATCGGCGCAAAGCCCGCCGGTGGCTCCCCAAGTGCAGCGCAATGTACGTCTTGGTGCGCCGTTACCGGGTGTCGAGATCGTCTGTGAGGAACAGGCGTGGCCATTGAGTGAGCACGCGGCCGATGTCGTGGTACTGCAACATGGCCTGGATTTCTGCCTGTCGCCCCATGGCCTGTTGCGTGAAGCGGCCAGCAGCGTGCGGCCGGGCGGGCACTTGCTGATTATCGGCATCAACCCCTGGAGCACCTGGGGCATACGCCATGTTTTCGCTCGGGATGCGCTGCGCAAGGCGCGTTGCATTTCATCCTCGCGGGTCGCTGACTGGCTGAATCTGCTGGGCTTCGCGCTGGAGAAACGACGCTTCGGATGCTATCGTCCGCCCCTTGCTTCAGCAGCATGGCAGTCGCGTCTTGCAGGGCTTGAACGCCTTGGCGAGGGACGTCAGAGCCCTGGTGGCGGCTTCTATGTACTGGTGGCGCGCAAACTGGTGGTAGGCCTCAGGCCCTTGCGTCAGGTGCGCCGTGACCCTATCGGCAAGCTGATCCCCATGCCGATGGCCAAGGTCAGCCGCAACATTCAGGACCAGGCTTGAATAACGCCTTGCTGCACATGAAGCCCATCATTCTGGAAAGGTCGTAATGAGCGATAGCGTTGAACTCTTCACCGACGGTGCCTGCAAGGGTAATCCGGGCCCGGGCGGTTGGGGGGCCCTGCTGATATGCAAGG encodes:
- a CDS encoding methyltransferase domain-containing protein, which produces MTDEAFAQADPEWLALIRAAREWLSGPLGQLLLEEERRILDEELGRYFGGYLVHYGPSAQSPPVAPQVQRNVRLGAPLPGVEIVCEEQAWPLSEHAADVVVLQHGLDFCLSPHGLLREAASSVRPGGHLLIIGINPWSTWGIRHVFARDALRKARCISSSRVADWLNLLGFALEKRRFGCYRPPLASAAWQSRLAGLERLGEGRQSPGGGFYVLVARKLVVGLRPLRQVRRDPIGKLIPMPMAKVSRNIQDQA